GCATCCTGCACCACCAACTGCCTCGGCCCGCTGGCCAAGGTCGTCAATGACTCCTTCGGCATTGAACGTGGCCTGATGACCACCATCCACGCCTACACCGCAGACCAGAACCTGCAGGACGGCCCGCATTCCGATCTCCGCCGTGCGCGTGCTGCCGGCATCAACATGGTCCCCACCTCCACCGGCGCGGCCAAGGCAATCGGCCTGGTCCTGCCGGAGCTGAAGGGCAAGCTGGACGGCTACGCCATCCGCGTGCCCGTCCCCACCGGTTCCGCCACTGACCTGACGGTCACGGTTTCGCGCGAGGTCACCGTCGCGGAAGTCAACGCCGCACTCAAGGCGGCGTCCGAGTCGGTGGAACTCAAGGGCATCCTGAGCTACACCGACGAACCGATCGTCTCCTCGGACATCGTTGGCGATCCGGCCTCGTCGATCTTCGACTCCGGCCTCACCAAGGTGATCGGCAACCAGGTCAAGGTTGTTTCCTGGTATGACAACGAATGGGGCTACTCCAACCGGCTCGTGGATCTCACGGAGCTCGTCGCATCCAAGCTGGGCTAGGGTTAGAGACATGACATTCCACACCCTCAACGAACTGATCGCTGAAGGTGTCCGCGGGCGGTACATTCTTGTCAGAAGTGACCTGAATGTGCCGCTCGACGGCTCTACAGTGACTGACGACGGCCGCATCAAAGCCTCTCTGCCAGTGCTGGGAAAGCTCACGGACGCCGGTGCCCGCGTGCTGGTAACAGCACACCTGGGACGCCCCAAGGGCGCACCAGAAGACAAGTACTCCCTGAAGCCCGCCGTCGCACGCTTGGCCGAGCTGGCCGGATTCAAGGTCAGCCTGGCGCAGGACACAGTCGGCAGCTCGGCAAAGGAGCTCGCATCCTCGCTGCAGGACGGCGAAGTACTGGTTCTGGAGAACGTGCGTTTCGACGCGCGCGAAACCAGCAAGGACGACGACCAGCGCGGCGGGTTCGCCGATGAACTGGTGGCCCTGACGGGCAGTAACGGAGCGTTTGTTGATGACGCTTTCGGTGCGGTGCACCGCAAGCATGCCAGCGTATACGACGTCGCCACCCGGCTTCCGTCGTACCAAGGCGACCTCGTCCACACCGAAGTCGAGGTGCTGCGCAAGCTCACGGCTGATACGCAGCGGCCCTACGTGGTGGTTCTTGGCGGTTCAAAGGTTTCGGACAAGCTGGCGGTCATCGACAACCTGATCGGCAAGGCCGACACCATACTGGTTGGCGGCGGCATGCTCTTCACCTTCCTTGCAGCCGAGGGCCACAAGGTAGCAGGCAGCCTGCTGGAAGAGGACCAGATCCCGGTAGTCCAGGATTATCTGCGGCGTGCCGCGGACGCGGGCACTGAGTTTGTGGTTCCCACTGACGTTGTGGTTGCTGCCAGGTTCGCCGCGGACGCAGACCACGAGACCGTCAGAGCCGAAGCAATCGAAAGCAGCAGCTTCGGGGCGCAGGGCATCGGTCTGGACATCGGGCCTGATTCCGCAAAGACATTTGCTGAGCGGATCAGAGACGCAAAAACCGTGTTCTGGAACGGACCCATGGGTGTCTTCGAATTTGAGGCATTCGCCGGCGGCACCCGTGCTGTGGCAAAGGCACTGACTGAAGTCGACGCCTTCACCGTGGTGGGTGGCGGGGATTCCGCGGCCGCGGTGCGTTCGCTCGGCTTTGCCGATGACCAGTTCGGACACATTTCCACTGGCGGAGGCGCCAGCCTGGAATACCTTGAAGGCAAGGAACTCCCCGGCCTGAGCGTCCT
This genomic interval from Micrococcaceae bacterium Sec5.7 contains the following:
- the gap gene encoding type I glyceraldehyde-3-phosphate dehydrogenase gives rise to the protein MTTRIGINGFGRIGRNYFRAALAQGADLEIVAVNDLTSPEALAHLLKYDSVGGRLTQTVEVVDSNIVVDGKSIKVLAERDPAKLPWGELGVDIVIESTGFFTKAAAAQKHIDAGAKKVLISAPASDEDITIVMGVNHELYDPAAHNIISNASCTTNCLGPLAKVVNDSFGIERGLMTTIHAYTADQNLQDGPHSDLRRARAAGINMVPTSTGAAKAIGLVLPELKGKLDGYAIRVPVPTGSATDLTVTVSREVTVAEVNAALKAASESVELKGILSYTDEPIVSSDIVGDPASSIFDSGLTKVIGNQVKVVSWYDNEWGYSNRLVDLTELVASKLG
- a CDS encoding phosphoglycerate kinase, translated to MTFHTLNELIAEGVRGRYILVRSDLNVPLDGSTVTDDGRIKASLPVLGKLTDAGARVLVTAHLGRPKGAPEDKYSLKPAVARLAELAGFKVSLAQDTVGSSAKELASSLQDGEVLVLENVRFDARETSKDDDQRGGFADELVALTGSNGAFVDDAFGAVHRKHASVYDVATRLPSYQGDLVHTEVEVLRKLTADTQRPYVVVLGGSKVSDKLAVIDNLIGKADTILVGGGMLFTFLAAEGHKVAGSLLEEDQIPVVQDYLRRAADAGTEFVVPTDVVVAARFAADADHETVRAEAIESSSFGAQGIGLDIGPDSAKTFAERIRDAKTVFWNGPMGVFEFEAFAGGTRAVAKALTEVDAFTVVGGGDSAAAVRSLGFADDQFGHISTGGGASLEYLEGKELPGLSVLDR